A single region of the Gossypium arboreum isolate Shixiya-1 chromosome 12, ASM2569848v2, whole genome shotgun sequence genome encodes:
- the LOC108479240 gene encoding beta-galactosidase 10 isoform X1, whose amino-acid sequence MKIFLLFLLFCFFTSLFNSCFAGNVTYDRRSLIIDGQRKLLISAAIHYPRSVPAMWPGLVQTAKEGGVDVIESYVFWNGHELSPGKYNFEGRYDLVKFVKIVQQAGMYMILRIGPFVAAEWNFGGVPAWLHYVPGTVFRTDNEPFKYYMRNFTTFIVNLMKQEKLFAPQGGPIILAQVENEYGYYEKFYGEGAKRYVTWAARMAVSQNIGVPWIMCQQDDAPDPVINTCNSFYCDQFTPNSPNKPKIWTENWPGWFKTFGARDPHRPAEDVAFSVARFFQKGGSVHNYYMYHGGTNFGRTSGGPFITTSYDYEAPIDEYGLPRLPKWGHLKELHRAIKLSEHALLKSEPTTLSLGPSQEADVYDDGSEVCAAFLANLDDKTDKNVVFRNVSYHLPSWSVSILPDCKNVVFNTAKVGSQASLVEMMPEELMPSVTSPSKGLKALKWDVFVENAGIWGVADFAKNGFVDHINTTKDTTDYLWYTTSIIVGENEEFLKKAGRPVLLIESKGHALHAFVNQELQGSASGNGSHSPFKFESPISLKAGKNEIALLSMTVGLQNAGGLYEWVGAGLTSVKIEGLNNGTMDLSMSRWTYKIGLQGENLSIYKPDGLNSINWVSTSEPQKIQPLTWYKVVVDSPSGDEPVGLDMIHMGKGLAWLNGEEIGRYWPIKSSEHEKCVEECDYRGKFFPDKCLTGCGEPTQRWYHVPRSWFKPSGNILVIFEEKGGDPTKITFSKRKISGLCSLIAEDFPMVDQAPVRKGGSGKSAAHLKCPKNTLISNVKFASFGNPTGKCGSYSKGECHDPNSTLAVEKVCLGKNECAIELTEENFDKGLCPGTTKRLAIEAVCS is encoded by the exons atgaaGATCTTCCTCCTTTTTCTCTTGTTTTGTTTCTTTACTTCGTTGTTTAACTCTTGTTTCGCTGGCAATGTAACCTATGACCGCCGCTCTCTCATCATTGATGGCCAACGCAAGCTTCTCATTTCGGCTGCCATTCATTACCCCCGCAGCGTTCCTGCG ATGTGGCCAGGGCTGGTTCAAACAGCAAAGGAAGGAGGGGTTGATGTCATTGAATCTTACGTATTTTGGAATGGACATGAGCTTTCTCCAGGAAAA TACAATTTTGAAGGGCGATACGATCTAGTCAAATTTGTAAAGATTGTTCAGCAAGCCGGGATGTATATGATTCTTCGAATTGGCCCCTTTGTAGCTGCTGAATGGAATTTTGG GGGCGTACCTGCCTGGTTGCACTATGTCCCTGGAACTGTGTTTCGAACTGATAATGAACCCTTCAAG TATTACATGCGGAATTTCACAACATTCATAGTGAACCTCATGAAGCAGGAGAAGCTTTTTGCACCGCAAGGAGGTCCAATCATCCTGGCCCAG GTTGAAAATGAATATGGATATTACGAAAAATTTTATGGAGAAGGGGCAAAGCGTTATGTTACATGGGCTGCTAGAATGGCAGTTTCTCAGAATATTGGAGTACCTTGGATAATGTGTCAACAAGATGATGCTCCTGACCCTGTG ATTAATACTTGTAACTCCTTTTACTGTGATCAATTCACACCTAATTCTCCAAACAAGCCCAAAATTTGGACTGAAAATTGGCCTGGAtg GTTTAAAACATTTGGGGCAAGAGACCCTCACAGGCCAGCAGAAGATGTTGCTTTTTCTGTTGCTCGATTTTTCCAGAAAGGAGGAAGCGTACATAATTACTACATG TATCATGGTGGAACAAACTTTGGTCGAACATCAGGTGGACCTTTCATTACAACAAGTTATGATTATGAAGCTCCAATTGATGAGTATG GGTTACCTAGGCTTCCAAAATGGGGACACCTAAAGGAACTCCATAGAGCTATAAAGTTATCTGAGCATGCATTGCTAAAGAGTGAACCGACTACTTTATCACTAGGTCCTTCACAAGAG GCTGATGTTTATGATGATGGTTCAGAAGTATGTGCTGCCTTTCTTGCTAACCTGGATGATAAAACTGACAAGAATGTAGTGTTCCGGAATGTGTCATATCACCTGCCTTCATGGTCGGTCAGCATTCTGCCCGACTGTAAGAATGTTGTGTTTAACACGGCAAag GTAGGTTCACAGGCATCTCTAGTTGAAATGATGCCCGAGGAGTTGATGCCATCAGTCACGTCCCCAAGTAAAGGCTTGAAAGCTCTTAAATGGGATGTGTTTGTGGAGAATGCTGGAATCTGGGGAGTAGCTGACTTTGCCAAAAATGGTTTTGTGGATCATATAAATACCACGAAAGATACTACTGACTACCTCTGGTATACCACCAG TATAATTGTTGGTGAAAATGAAGAATTTCTGAAGAAGGCAGGCCGTCCAGTCCTCCTTATTGAGTCAAAGGGGCATGCTCTTCATGCTTTTGTGAATCAAGAACTCCAAG GTAGTGCTTCTGGAAATGGCTCACATTCTCCCTTCAAATTTGAGAGTCCAATTTCTCTCAAGGCGGGAAAGAATGAAATTGCACTGTTAAGCATGACAGTGGGCCTACAG AATGCAGGAGGGTTATATGAATGGGTAGGAGCAGGACTAACAAGTGTCAAGATCGAGGGGCTCAACAATGGAACAATGGATTTATCTATGTCTAGATGGACCTACAAG ATTGGATTGCAAGGAGAAAACTTGAGTATATACAAACCAGACGGTTTGAATAGCATAAATTGGGTGTCAACCTCAGAACCACAAAAAATTCAGCCTTTGACATGGTACAAG GTTGTTGTGGATTCTCCATCAGGGGATGAACCAGTTGGTCTGGATATGATTCATATGGGAAAAGGTCTAGCATGGTTAAATGGAGAAGAGATTGGAAGATACTGGCCAATAAAAAGTTCTGAACATGAGAAGTGTGTAGAGGAGTGTGATTACAGAGGAAAATTCTTCCCAGACAAATGCCTTACTGGTTGTGGAGAACCAACACAAAGATG GTACCATGTTCCCCGTTCTTGGTTCAAGCCATCTGGAAACATTTTGGTTATCTTTGAGGAGAAAGGTGGAGATCCAACAAAAATTACGTTCTCCAAACGCAAAATATCAGGCCTATGTTCTCTCATTGCTGAGGACTTTCCTATGGTAGACCAGGCGCCAGTACGTAAAGGTGGAAGTGGAAAATCGGCTGCCCATCTGAAGTGCCCCAAAAATACTTTGATTTCTAATGTGAAATTTGCTAGCTTCGGAAATCCTACAGGAAAGTGTGGGTCTTACAGCAAGGGGGAGTGCCATGATCCTAACTCAACATTGGCAGTCGAAAAG
- the LOC108479240 gene encoding beta-galactosidase 10 isoform X2: MEFWYYMRNFTTFIVNLMKQEKLFAPQGGPIILAQVENEYGYYEKFYGEGAKRYVTWAARMAVSQNIGVPWIMCQQDDAPDPVINTCNSFYCDQFTPNSPNKPKIWTENWPGWFKTFGARDPHRPAEDVAFSVARFFQKGGSVHNYYMYHGGTNFGRTSGGPFITTSYDYEAPIDEYGLPRLPKWGHLKELHRAIKLSEHALLKSEPTTLSLGPSQEADVYDDGSEVCAAFLANLDDKTDKNVVFRNVSYHLPSWSVSILPDCKNVVFNTAKVGSQASLVEMMPEELMPSVTSPSKGLKALKWDVFVENAGIWGVADFAKNGFVDHINTTKDTTDYLWYTTSIIVGENEEFLKKAGRPVLLIESKGHALHAFVNQELQGSASGNGSHSPFKFESPISLKAGKNEIALLSMTVGLQNAGGLYEWVGAGLTSVKIEGLNNGTMDLSMSRWTYKIGLQGENLSIYKPDGLNSINWVSTSEPQKIQPLTWYKVVVDSPSGDEPVGLDMIHMGKGLAWLNGEEIGRYWPIKSSEHEKCVEECDYRGKFFPDKCLTGCGEPTQRWYHVPRSWFKPSGNILVIFEEKGGDPTKITFSKRKISGLCSLIAEDFPMVDQAPVRKGGSGKSAAHLKCPKNTLISNVKFASFGNPTGKCGSYSKGECHDPNSTLAVEKVCLGKNECAIELTEENFDKGLCPGTTKRLAIEAVCS; encoded by the exons ATGGAATTTTGG TATTACATGCGGAATTTCACAACATTCATAGTGAACCTCATGAAGCAGGAGAAGCTTTTTGCACCGCAAGGAGGTCCAATCATCCTGGCCCAG GTTGAAAATGAATATGGATATTACGAAAAATTTTATGGAGAAGGGGCAAAGCGTTATGTTACATGGGCTGCTAGAATGGCAGTTTCTCAGAATATTGGAGTACCTTGGATAATGTGTCAACAAGATGATGCTCCTGACCCTGTG ATTAATACTTGTAACTCCTTTTACTGTGATCAATTCACACCTAATTCTCCAAACAAGCCCAAAATTTGGACTGAAAATTGGCCTGGAtg GTTTAAAACATTTGGGGCAAGAGACCCTCACAGGCCAGCAGAAGATGTTGCTTTTTCTGTTGCTCGATTTTTCCAGAAAGGAGGAAGCGTACATAATTACTACATG TATCATGGTGGAACAAACTTTGGTCGAACATCAGGTGGACCTTTCATTACAACAAGTTATGATTATGAAGCTCCAATTGATGAGTATG GGTTACCTAGGCTTCCAAAATGGGGACACCTAAAGGAACTCCATAGAGCTATAAAGTTATCTGAGCATGCATTGCTAAAGAGTGAACCGACTACTTTATCACTAGGTCCTTCACAAGAG GCTGATGTTTATGATGATGGTTCAGAAGTATGTGCTGCCTTTCTTGCTAACCTGGATGATAAAACTGACAAGAATGTAGTGTTCCGGAATGTGTCATATCACCTGCCTTCATGGTCGGTCAGCATTCTGCCCGACTGTAAGAATGTTGTGTTTAACACGGCAAag GTAGGTTCACAGGCATCTCTAGTTGAAATGATGCCCGAGGAGTTGATGCCATCAGTCACGTCCCCAAGTAAAGGCTTGAAAGCTCTTAAATGGGATGTGTTTGTGGAGAATGCTGGAATCTGGGGAGTAGCTGACTTTGCCAAAAATGGTTTTGTGGATCATATAAATACCACGAAAGATACTACTGACTACCTCTGGTATACCACCAG TATAATTGTTGGTGAAAATGAAGAATTTCTGAAGAAGGCAGGCCGTCCAGTCCTCCTTATTGAGTCAAAGGGGCATGCTCTTCATGCTTTTGTGAATCAAGAACTCCAAG GTAGTGCTTCTGGAAATGGCTCACATTCTCCCTTCAAATTTGAGAGTCCAATTTCTCTCAAGGCGGGAAAGAATGAAATTGCACTGTTAAGCATGACAGTGGGCCTACAG AATGCAGGAGGGTTATATGAATGGGTAGGAGCAGGACTAACAAGTGTCAAGATCGAGGGGCTCAACAATGGAACAATGGATTTATCTATGTCTAGATGGACCTACAAG ATTGGATTGCAAGGAGAAAACTTGAGTATATACAAACCAGACGGTTTGAATAGCATAAATTGGGTGTCAACCTCAGAACCACAAAAAATTCAGCCTTTGACATGGTACAAG GTTGTTGTGGATTCTCCATCAGGGGATGAACCAGTTGGTCTGGATATGATTCATATGGGAAAAGGTCTAGCATGGTTAAATGGAGAAGAGATTGGAAGATACTGGCCAATAAAAAGTTCTGAACATGAGAAGTGTGTAGAGGAGTGTGATTACAGAGGAAAATTCTTCCCAGACAAATGCCTTACTGGTTGTGGAGAACCAACACAAAGATG GTACCATGTTCCCCGTTCTTGGTTCAAGCCATCTGGAAACATTTTGGTTATCTTTGAGGAGAAAGGTGGAGATCCAACAAAAATTACGTTCTCCAAACGCAAAATATCAGGCCTATGTTCTCTCATTGCTGAGGACTTTCCTATGGTAGACCAGGCGCCAGTACGTAAAGGTGGAAGTGGAAAATCGGCTGCCCATCTGAAGTGCCCCAAAAATACTTTGATTTCTAATGTGAAATTTGCTAGCTTCGGAAATCCTACAGGAAAGTGTGGGTCTTACAGCAAGGGGGAGTGCCATGATCCTAACTCAACATTGGCAGTCGAAAAG
- the LOC108479240 gene encoding beta-galactosidase 3 isoform X3, protein MTQVSPPTEDLFKVENEYGYYEKFYGEGAKRYVTWAARMAVSQNIGVPWIMCQQDDAPDPVINTCNSFYCDQFTPNSPNKPKIWTENWPGWFKTFGARDPHRPAEDVAFSVARFFQKGGSVHNYYMYHGGTNFGRTSGGPFITTSYDYEAPIDEYGLPRLPKWGHLKELHRAIKLSEHALLKSEPTTLSLGPSQEADVYDDGSEVCAAFLANLDDKTDKNVVFRNVSYHLPSWSVSILPDCKNVVFNTAKVGSQASLVEMMPEELMPSVTSPSKGLKALKWDVFVENAGIWGVADFAKNGFVDHINTTKDTTDYLWYTTSIIVGENEEFLKKAGRPVLLIESKGHALHAFVNQELQGSASGNGSHSPFKFESPISLKAGKNEIALLSMTVGLQNAGGLYEWVGAGLTSVKIEGLNNGTMDLSMSRWTYKIGLQGENLSIYKPDGLNSINWVSTSEPQKIQPLTWYKVVVDSPSGDEPVGLDMIHMGKGLAWLNGEEIGRYWPIKSSEHEKCVEECDYRGKFFPDKCLTGCGEPTQRWYHVPRSWFKPSGNILVIFEEKGGDPTKITFSKRKISGLCSLIAEDFPMVDQAPVRKGGSGKSAAHLKCPKNTLISNVKFASFGNPTGKCGSYSKGECHDPNSTLAVEKVCLGKNECAIELTEENFDKGLCPGTTKRLAIEAVCS, encoded by the exons ATGACACAGGTCTCTCCACCTACAGAAGATTTGTTTAAG GTTGAAAATGAATATGGATATTACGAAAAATTTTATGGAGAAGGGGCAAAGCGTTATGTTACATGGGCTGCTAGAATGGCAGTTTCTCAGAATATTGGAGTACCTTGGATAATGTGTCAACAAGATGATGCTCCTGACCCTGTG ATTAATACTTGTAACTCCTTTTACTGTGATCAATTCACACCTAATTCTCCAAACAAGCCCAAAATTTGGACTGAAAATTGGCCTGGAtg GTTTAAAACATTTGGGGCAAGAGACCCTCACAGGCCAGCAGAAGATGTTGCTTTTTCTGTTGCTCGATTTTTCCAGAAAGGAGGAAGCGTACATAATTACTACATG TATCATGGTGGAACAAACTTTGGTCGAACATCAGGTGGACCTTTCATTACAACAAGTTATGATTATGAAGCTCCAATTGATGAGTATG GGTTACCTAGGCTTCCAAAATGGGGACACCTAAAGGAACTCCATAGAGCTATAAAGTTATCTGAGCATGCATTGCTAAAGAGTGAACCGACTACTTTATCACTAGGTCCTTCACAAGAG GCTGATGTTTATGATGATGGTTCAGAAGTATGTGCTGCCTTTCTTGCTAACCTGGATGATAAAACTGACAAGAATGTAGTGTTCCGGAATGTGTCATATCACCTGCCTTCATGGTCGGTCAGCATTCTGCCCGACTGTAAGAATGTTGTGTTTAACACGGCAAag GTAGGTTCACAGGCATCTCTAGTTGAAATGATGCCCGAGGAGTTGATGCCATCAGTCACGTCCCCAAGTAAAGGCTTGAAAGCTCTTAAATGGGATGTGTTTGTGGAGAATGCTGGAATCTGGGGAGTAGCTGACTTTGCCAAAAATGGTTTTGTGGATCATATAAATACCACGAAAGATACTACTGACTACCTCTGGTATACCACCAG TATAATTGTTGGTGAAAATGAAGAATTTCTGAAGAAGGCAGGCCGTCCAGTCCTCCTTATTGAGTCAAAGGGGCATGCTCTTCATGCTTTTGTGAATCAAGAACTCCAAG GTAGTGCTTCTGGAAATGGCTCACATTCTCCCTTCAAATTTGAGAGTCCAATTTCTCTCAAGGCGGGAAAGAATGAAATTGCACTGTTAAGCATGACAGTGGGCCTACAG AATGCAGGAGGGTTATATGAATGGGTAGGAGCAGGACTAACAAGTGTCAAGATCGAGGGGCTCAACAATGGAACAATGGATTTATCTATGTCTAGATGGACCTACAAG ATTGGATTGCAAGGAGAAAACTTGAGTATATACAAACCAGACGGTTTGAATAGCATAAATTGGGTGTCAACCTCAGAACCACAAAAAATTCAGCCTTTGACATGGTACAAG GTTGTTGTGGATTCTCCATCAGGGGATGAACCAGTTGGTCTGGATATGATTCATATGGGAAAAGGTCTAGCATGGTTAAATGGAGAAGAGATTGGAAGATACTGGCCAATAAAAAGTTCTGAACATGAGAAGTGTGTAGAGGAGTGTGATTACAGAGGAAAATTCTTCCCAGACAAATGCCTTACTGGTTGTGGAGAACCAACACAAAGATG GTACCATGTTCCCCGTTCTTGGTTCAAGCCATCTGGAAACATTTTGGTTATCTTTGAGGAGAAAGGTGGAGATCCAACAAAAATTACGTTCTCCAAACGCAAAATATCAGGCCTATGTTCTCTCATTGCTGAGGACTTTCCTATGGTAGACCAGGCGCCAGTACGTAAAGGTGGAAGTGGAAAATCGGCTGCCCATCTGAAGTGCCCCAAAAATACTTTGATTTCTAATGTGAAATTTGCTAGCTTCGGAAATCCTACAGGAAAGTGTGGGTCTTACAGCAAGGGGGAGTGCCATGATCCTAACTCAACATTGGCAGTCGAAAAG